The Terriglobales bacterium genome includes a region encoding these proteins:
- the mnmA gene encoding tRNA 2-thiouridine(34) synthase MnmA, with amino-acid sequence MAASPIVVAMSGGVDSSTVAAMLCAEGERVIGLTMQLWNQRRLAGHDGMPEAVTGRCCSLDDVHDARRVAEHLGIPYYVVNQEERFERDVVRPFVEQYLSGRTPIPCSLCNNHLKFDQLLVTARQVGAERMATGHYARVEFDAGRSRWLLRRAVDEGRDQSYFLFGLTQEQLSRSRFPLGEKRKSEVREIARHHGLALADKPDSQEICFVPGGDYKKFLDAYLAEQGESLPDTAGELVTASGEVLGRHDGIQNFTVGQRKGLGVATGSPLYVIQIRGEQKQVVVGEDEALWSRGLRAREVNWIAIEDLQAPLRARVKIRHRHEAAVALIEKAGEREVQVTFEQPQRAITPGQAAVFYDGDRVVGGGWIA; translated from the coding sequence ATGGCTGCTTCTCCCATCGTCGTGGCCATGTCGGGCGGGGTGGACTCTTCGACCGTAGCGGCCATGTTGTGCGCCGAGGGCGAGCGGGTCATCGGCCTGACCATGCAGTTGTGGAACCAGCGGCGGCTGGCCGGACACGACGGCATGCCCGAGGCCGTCACTGGGCGCTGCTGCTCGCTCGACGATGTCCACGACGCCCGCCGCGTGGCCGAGCACCTGGGCATCCCCTACTACGTGGTCAACCAGGAAGAGCGCTTCGAGCGCGACGTGGTGCGGCCGTTCGTCGAGCAGTATCTCTCCGGACGCACCCCCATCCCCTGCAGCCTGTGCAACAACCATCTGAAGTTCGACCAGTTGCTGGTGACGGCGCGGCAGGTCGGCGCCGAGCGCATGGCCACCGGGCACTACGCGCGCGTAGAGTTCGACGCCGGGAGGAGCCGCTGGCTCTTGCGGCGCGCGGTGGATGAGGGCCGCGATCAGAGCTACTTCCTCTTCGGCCTGACCCAGGAGCAGCTCTCGCGTTCGCGCTTCCCCCTGGGCGAGAAGCGCAAGAGCGAGGTGCGGGAGATCGCGCGCCACCACGGCCTGGCCCTGGCCGACAAGCCTGACTCGCAGGAGATCTGCTTCGTCCCTGGCGGCGACTACAAGAAGTTCCTCGACGCCTACCTGGCGGAGCAGGGCGAGTCATTGCCCGACACGGCGGGCGAACTGGTCACGGCGAGCGGGGAGGTGCTGGGCCGGCACGATGGCATCCAGAACTTCACCGTGGGGCAGCGCAAGGGATTGGGAGTGGCCACGGGCTCTCCCCTCTACGTCATCCAGATCCGCGGCGAACAGAAGCAGGTGGTAGTGGGCGAGGATGAGGCCCTATGGTCACGCGGCCTGCGCGCCCGCGAGGTGAACTGGATCGCGATCGAGGACCTGCAAGCGCCGTTGCGCGCCCGCGTCAAGATCCGCCATCGCCACGAGGCTGCCGTGGCGCTGATCGAGAAGGCCGGCGAGCGCGAGGTGCAGGTGACCTTCGAGCAGCCGCAGCGCGCCATCACCCCCGGCCAAGCCGCCGTCTTTTACGATGGGGATCGAGTGGTGGGCGGGGGCTGGATCGCCTAG
- a CDS encoding cysteine desulfurase family protein encodes MRRVYLDNNATTPLLPEVREAMLPYLGEEQFGNASSIHHYGQQTRAAVERAREQVAALLGCREAEIVFTSGGTEADNLALFGLAKPGDHVITSTIEHHAVLHSAKRLETLGCEVTYVPVDARGRVNPDDVCRALRPNTKLISIMMANNETGVLQPVEEIGKLAAEADVWFHTDAVQAAGKVPVSVQQIGCDLLSLSAHKIHGPQGTGALYVRKGTLLEAMLYGGRHERSRRAGTENVAGIVGLGRAAEIARLGLEQGEDKRLADLRDRWETTIKEKIEAVGVNGGGAPRVPTTSSIWFDFIEGEAMIIAMDLKGVALSTGAACSSGAIEPSHVLTAMGLSPERARASIRFSLGKQNTAEDVDYALSVLPEVVGRLRELSPLYKKHLAVNR; translated from the coding sequence ATGCGCCGGGTGTACCTGGACAACAACGCGACCACGCCGCTGCTTCCCGAGGTGCGGGAGGCCATGCTGCCCTACCTGGGCGAGGAGCAGTTCGGCAACGCCTCCTCCATCCACCACTACGGGCAGCAGACCCGGGCGGCGGTGGAGCGGGCGCGCGAGCAGGTGGCGGCGCTCCTGGGCTGCCGCGAGGCCGAGATCGTCTTCACCAGCGGCGGCACCGAGGCCGACAACCTGGCGCTGTTCGGGCTGGCCAAGCCCGGCGACCACGTCATCACCTCCACCATCGAGCACCACGCCGTGCTCCACTCCGCCAAGCGTCTGGAGACGCTGGGCTGCGAGGTCACTTACGTTCCGGTGGACGCGCGTGGGCGGGTGAACCCCGACGACGTGTGCCGCGCCCTGCGCCCCAACACCAAGCTCATCAGCATCATGATGGCCAACAACGAGACTGGGGTGTTGCAGCCGGTGGAAGAGATCGGCAAGCTGGCCGCCGAAGCCGACGTCTGGTTCCACACCGACGCGGTGCAGGCGGCGGGCAAGGTGCCGGTCAGCGTGCAGCAGATCGGCTGCGACCTGCTCTCCCTCTCCGCGCACAAGATCCACGGGCCGCAGGGCACCGGCGCGCTCTACGTGCGCAAAGGGACGCTGCTCGAGGCCATGCTCTACGGCGGGCGGCACGAGCGCTCGCGCCGCGCGGGCACGGAGAACGTCGCCGGCATCGTCGGCCTGGGCCGGGCGGCGGAGATCGCGCGCCTGGGCCTGGAGCAGGGCGAGGACAAGCGCCTTGCCGACCTACGCGACCGGTGGGAGACAACGATCAAGGAGAAGATCGAGGCGGTGGGGGTCAACGGCGGCGGCGCGCCGCGCGTGCCCACCACTTCCAGCATCTGGTTCGACTTCATCGAGGGCGAGGCCATGATCATCGCCATGGACCTGAAGGGGGTGGCGCTTTCGACCGGCGCAGCCTGCTCTTCGGGCGCCATCGAGCCTTCGCACGTGCTCACCGCCATGGGGCTGAGCCCGGAGCGGGCGCGCGCCTCCATCCGCTTCAGCCTGGGCAAGCAGAACACCGCCGAGGACGTGGACTACGCGCTCTCGGTCCTGCCGGAGGTCGTGGGCCGGCTGCGGGAGCTGTCGCCGCTGTACAAGAAGCACTTAGCGGTTAACCGTTAG